The DNA region CAAGTGCCTATCACTCAGAGCGAATCCTACTTATTGTTTAACAATGAGATGGCGAGGAAAGGAGTGGGGGTATCGGGCTAAAATATCCGACCATTAACTACTTTTATCAGGCTGCTCATTTTGAAGACAGCATCTTGTGGATTTTAAAATAAAATTATAGTCGCAATAGGAGAACTAACCAAGGGCATCCTAAGCAGTGACGGCTGCCAGGGCGGAGGCAATGGCGGCAAGTAGATCTAGATTAGTGCGAGCTTGGGCCTTTTGCGGAGCATGTCCTTTACCTTGCTCCACATCATCTCGATCAGATTGAGATCGGGAGAGTGAGAGGGAAGAAATCGCGCTTGGGCGTCGGCTTGGGTAATCAGGCTGCGTCCACAGCCATACCTGATTCTCTCCAGTCGGCATCATCATCACGCGTTCTAATTATTTAACGGAGTAGTGATAGAGTATCCAGTGGTTAATTACTTTTAGTATGGTAGAATTTGCGGGCAGCGCATAGCTCGACTTCTCGGGACGCGATGCGTAATTAGTCGGATATCTTGTTGCGGCCCAGGTGCGCGCCTGCTGCCCACGCATCGATTCCTGGTAATACTCGCTTGGTGATAGTAATACCCGAATATAATGATGTATTTGATCGGCTTGGACATGGATGCGGCCGGCGACTGCCAAGTGAGCAGACTGCTCATAAAAAAGCCGCCGGGCATATAAGCCGGGCGGCGAAAAGGGTCTAAGTCTTTGTGACTTAAAAGGCGAAGCGTGCACCAATACGGAATGTCACTGAATCGTCTTCTACGATGTAGACAGACGTTTTGATGGCCACTTTTTCGGTGAACCAATGGTTAACGCCCAGCTCTAATCCCCAAGACTCTTCCGTGTTACTGTCGCTGCCGTCGCGATAGCTGATTTCGCCGATGGCCGCAGTTTTGTCTGTGAGCGGTACTTCTACGCCAGCACCAAGACCGAAGAGGAATCCTTCGTCGTTGTCTCCTTGGATAGGCGCGGGGAACTTCCAGTGGTCCCAGCCATACCCGAGACTCGCGGACATGAATGGCTTGTAACCATCTTTTTCGGCGTAGTAAACCGCTCCGACCTGAAGTGTGTTTTGGGTTAGCTCCGTGGACTTACCGTCCACTTGATTAAAAGAAAAGCTACCAGTCAGATCGACGACGTCGCTGATCGGCTGATTGATGAGCACGGTACCGCCGTAGCCATTGTCAGCAATGTCGCGAAAATCTTTAATCAAGAAGTCGGCTCCGACATAGCGTTTGCCGATGAGGCCAGCTGAGGATTCAGAGTCCTCGACCGTCTGCGCGATCGCTGAAGACGTAACGAAAGTGGCCAGGCCGATTGCGGCCGCGCCGATGAGTTGCTTAGTAGTGATCATTGTTATGGGTTAATAAAAGTGCCGCTGCATTTACCTTGCAGCTCTTGCAATGGCATGAATTTGCAAAGTATGAGCTACGAACGCTATGACAAGCGGCGGTTCGATTTGGCGGTGATGTTGACAATTTTTTACGATCACGTGAGCGACCTCACTTACTGCTTCGCAAAAAGCTACTTCAGGTTTTTCTGGCTAGCCGGACCTAAATTCCCATCGTTCGCGTCAACATGCGCATACTTGTTACTGGTGGCGCGGGCTTTCTCGGCTCGCATCTTTGCGAACGTCTTTTGAATGAAGGCAATGAAGTCATTTGCCTCGATAATTTTTTCACTGGCCGAAAGGTGAATATCGAGCCCCTTCTGAATAATTCCCGTTTCGAATTGGTGCGGCACGACGTCATCGATCCCTTCAAGTACGAAGTCGATCAGATCTACAATCTGGCCTGCCCCGCATCACCCCCGCATTACCAGTACAACCCGATCAAGACCACGAAGACATCGGTGATGGGCGCAATTAACTGTCTCGGTCTGGCCAAACGCGTACGCGCGCGTGTCTTTCAGGCGAGCACATCGGAAGTTTATGGCGATCCCGCAGTTCACCCTCAGCCAGAGAGTTATTGGGGCAACGTGAACCCCATCGGTCGACGCTCGTGCTACGACGAGGGCAAGCGCGTCGCGGAGACGCTGTTCTTCGACTACCACCGCGAAAACAAAGTCGATATTCGCATCGTGCGGATCTTTAACACCTATGGTCCGCGTATGCACCCCAACGACGGGCGCGTGGTCTCCAATTTTATCGTACAGGCTTTGCGAGGCGAAGACCTTACCGTCTATGGCGACGGTTCGCAGACGCGTTCGTTCTGCTACGTGGACGATCTTATCGAGGGATTTGTTCGTTTGATGAACCAGACGGAAACGGTCGGGCCGATGAACATCGGCAATCCCGGCGAGTTCACCATGCTCCAACTGGCCGAACTCACGCTTAAACTCGTCGGAGGCACGTCTAAGATCGTTCACAAAGATCTTCCGGCTGATGACCCCAAACAGCGCCGTCCGGACATCACCATCGCGAAGAAAGTCCTGAAGTGGGAGCCGACTGTCCCGCTCGAAGAGGGCCTGAAGCGCACGATCGCTTACTTCAAGACTCAGGTGTGATCTGAAGCGGCCGTTGCCGGCACCACTCCCTGGTTTTTTGCGAGGGCCAGATTTTTTCAGACTGCTGTGAGTGCTTCCAATCTGGCTGAAGCAATCCGGCAAACACGCAGGATGCCTTGATTTTGTCGTTTGCCATGACCTGTTGCCCGCGTACACGTTGATCCCCTTTCATGATCTCCTGGTTCTTCAAAAAGTTTTCCGGCCGCCACTATCGTAAGTTCCTCGAGAAAGTCCGTCCGACGGTCGCACGCATCAATGAGATCGAGCTGACTTACCAGTCGCTTACCGATGAACAGCTCCGCGCCAAGACCGACGAATTCCGCGCTCGTCTGAAAGCCGGTGAAACGCTCGACCAGCTCCTACCCGAGGCCTTTGCGACCGTGAAAAACGCCGCGCGCCGCCTCGTCGGCACGCGTGCCAATGTCTGCGGCCATGAGCTCGAGTGGAATATGATCCACTTCGACGTGCAGCTCATCGGTGGCATGGCGATTCACGAAGGCCGCATTTCTGAAATGGCCACGGGTGAAGGCAAAACGCTCGTCTCTACCTGCCCGCTTTATCTCAACGCGCTCAACGGCCGCAACGCCCAGCTCGTCACCGTCAACGACTACCTTGCCCGCCGCGACTCTGAGTGGATGGGCCATCTCTTCGGTTTCCTCGGACTCACCACCGGCTGTATCCAGCAACAAATGCCGTCTGATCTGCGCCGTGATATGTATCAGCGCGACATCACCTACGGTACGGCGAGCGAATTCGGCTTCGACTACCTTCGCGATAACGGCATGGCCACCCGCAAAGAGGATCAGGTGCAGCGCGATCACTGGTTCTGCATCGTGGACGAGATCGACTCCATCCTTGTTGATGAAGCGCGCACGCCTCTGATCATTTCCGGCCCTGCGCCCATCGAGCGCGAACAACCATTCACCCGCCTCAAGCCCGGCATTGACCGTCTCGTCAACGACCAGATCCGTCTCTGCAACAAGCTCGTCAGCGAAGCGAAGGACATACTCGAAAAGCCCGGCGCCTCGAACGACGACAAACGCGAAGGCTCGCTTAAATTACTCCAGGTCAAAATGGGGCATCCGAAGAACAAGCAGCTTCTGCGCATCATGGAGACGCCCGAGTGGCGCAAGCTTCTCGATAAGACCGAGACCGACATGAACAGCGACTTCAATAAGGTGGAACTCTACCGCCTGAAGGAAGAGCTGCTCTACGTGATCGACGAGCGCCAGCATCAGGCCGATCTCACTGAAATCGGCCGCAACAAACTGCGTCCCGATAATCCGGATGCGTTCATGCTTCCCGATCTCGCGACCGAGTTTAGCGATCTCGATAAAGACACCGCGCTCACGCCCGAGCAGCGTGAAGAAACCAAGCGCAAATCCCAGGATCGCTACAGCGAGATCTCTGAGGAGATCCACGCGATCAGCCAGCTCCTGCGCGCCTATTCACTCTATGAGCGCGACGTCGAGTACGTTGTCCAAGAGGGCAAAGTCATGATCGTCGATGAAAACACCGGCCGCGTCATGTCTGGCCGCCGCTGGTCCGACGGACTCCATCAGGCCGTCGAGGCCAAGGAGAACGTGAACATCGAGCGCGAGACCCGCACGTACGCGACGATCACGATTCAGAACTATTTCCGCATGTACGAAAAACTCGGCGGCATGACTGGCACCGCCGAGACCGAGGCCACTGAGTTCAACGAGATCTACCGGCTCTCCGTGCAGGTCATCCCGACGAACCGTCCCTGCATCCGCGTCGATAAAAACGACAGCATTTTCAAAACCCGCCGCGATAAATTCAACGCAGTCGTCAACGAGATCAAAGCCGCCAACGACCGCGGGCAACCCGTGCTCGTCGGCACGGTGAGTGTTGATTCCTCCGAAGTGCTTTCGCGCATGTTAAAGCGCTCCGGTGTGATCCACACCGTGCTCAACGCGAAGTACCACGAGCAGGAGGCCGACATCGTCACGCGCGCCGGTCAGCGCGGCGCGGTCACTATTGCCACCAACATGGCGGGCCGCGGCACAGACATTAAACTCGGTGAAGGCGTTCGCGAACTTGGCGGGCTTTACGTGATCGGCACGGAGCGTCATCAATCCCGCCGCGTCGATCGCCAGCTGCGCGGCCGCTGCTCGCGCCAGGGCGATCCCGGTCTCACTAAGTTTTTCCTCTCGCTGGAAGATGAGCTCATGCGCCTCTTCCTGCAGGGCAATCTCGCCTCGCGCCTCATGGAAGGCTCGATGAAGGAAGGCGAGGAACTCGAGCATCCGTGGCTCAATCGCTCCATTGAGGGCGCGCAGAAAAAAGTGGAGCAGCAAAATTTCTCCGTCCGCAAACGCCTGCTTCAGTACGACGACGTGCTCAATAAGCAGCGCGAGGTCGTCTATGGCATCCGCAACGGCGCGATCCACGCCGAGCGTCCGAAGGAAATCATTTTCGAGCAGATCGAGGAGGAGATTCTCAATCGGCTCACCACCGCCGGCTACGGCGAGAAGTCCGGAGCTACCGCGACTTCGGTCGAAAGTCTGGTCGGCTGGGTTAACACGCACTTCCCGATTTCGCTGAAAGTGGACGAACTCGCCGGGGGCGATTCCGATGCGCTGATGAAGCGCATCGTCGATCGTATCAAGGAAGCTTACGCTGTGAAGGAGTCTGTCGAGATCCCTGAGGCGCTCGGATCGCTGGAGCGTTATGTGGTGATCAACGCCATCGATCACCACTGGCAGGAGCATCTCACAGAGATGGAGAATCTCCGCCAAGCGGTCGGCCTGCGCAGCTACGGCCAGAAAGATCCGCTCGTTGAATACAAAGGCGAGGCCTACAAGTATTTCGAAGAGCTGATGAACAACGTGCGGCTCCAGATCTGCACCGGACTGTTCCGCAGCGCGAGCAACCTGCAGGCGTTTGAAAATATGCTCGCGCTTCTCAGTCGCAGCGCGCGCACCGTCGGGCCCGATAATCCTCCCCCCGCATCCTCCACGCGCCCGCCGATTCCAGTTGCAGGCGATGCACCAGTCGAGCCTTCCGCCGAACCAGAGATCAAGCTCCCGGCGGTCACCATCCGTCGCGAGACGCCCAAGGTCGGCCGCAACGATGCTTGCCCCTGCGGCAGCGGAAAAAAATTCAAAAACTGTCACGGCGCTTAAGAAGCCGTTGAGCGGCGCGTATCACGCCTGCGCGCCGCGTAGTTTTTTGTCAGTGGCGTGGGCATTACCCGCTGGCATCGGATCTACAGTCGCAGGCCGCAGCCGATCCGCTGCGAGGTACGCCGCTTGCTGATGGGCACCGATTTTGCGGCCCGCAGCTTTTGTATTTTCAAGAACCATGTCCCAACCCACAGCATCCACCGTTTTCGATCCCTACGCTGAACAGCCGCCGTCGGTTTGGAAAAAGCACGAGCGCTGGTTTTGGGCGGGTGGCATTTTCTTCTTCACGATTTTGCTCACGGTCGTGTCTTTCCCGCCGTTCAACGCGGGGGAATTTGCGTATGCGTTCGCAGTGCCGGCGGTGCTTTGGGCCTACCGGCGACCGAGTTTTAAGCTGTTCACTTGGACGTTGCTGGCTGCGCAAGTGGTCGCGTGGACACTGGTGTTGAGCTGGCTGCATCACGTTACCTGGCTCGGGCTTTTTTTGCTGGGGCCGTTTGTAGGCGCGTGGGTCGGTCTTTGGTATTTGGGTGTGTGGTGGGTGGTGCCGCGCATGGTGGGCCGACAGACGGGATTGCGTATCCTCGCGATGCTTGGACTGGGTGGGTTGTGGGTGCTGATCGAGTGGACGCGGACGTGGTTTCTCGGTGGTTTCCCGTGGTTGCCGCTGGCGGCGAGTCAGTGGAAGCAGATCAGTGTGCTTCAGATCGCATCGTACACCGGAGCGCTCGGCGTGTCGTTTGTGCTGATCACGGCGAACCTCGGATTTGCGGCTTATGCGAACCGGTTGTTTTTCGAAAACCTCAAGGGGTTCAACCGGCGCAGCCAGGAGTTTTTCACGGCGATGTTTTTGTTGATTGTGTGTCTGACGGTACACATCCGGGAGACGGTGAATCGTGGGCACTATACGACCACTGTTGGGCGGGTGGCGCTCGTGCAGCCGT from Nibricoccus aquaticus includes:
- a CDS encoding transposase translates to MERIRYGCGRSLITQADAQARFLPSHSPDLNLIEMMWSKVKDMLRKRPKLALI
- a CDS encoding outer membrane beta-barrel protein, which gives rise to MITTKQLIGAAAIGLATFVTSSAIAQTVEDSESSAGLIGKRYVGADFLIKDFRDIADNGYGGTVLINQPISDVVDLTGSFSFNQVDGKSTELTQNTLQVGAVYYAEKDGYKPFMSASLGYGWDHWKFPAPIQGDNDEGFLFGLGAGVEVPLTDKTAAIGEISYRDGSDSNTEESWGLELGVNHWFTEKVAIKTSVYIVEDDSVTFRIGARFAF
- a CDS encoding UDP-glucuronic acid decarboxylase family protein, which codes for MRILVTGGAGFLGSHLCERLLNEGNEVICLDNFFTGRKVNIEPLLNNSRFELVRHDVIDPFKYEVDQIYNLACPASPPHYQYNPIKTTKTSVMGAINCLGLAKRVRARVFQASTSEVYGDPAVHPQPESYWGNVNPIGRRSCYDEGKRVAETLFFDYHRENKVDIRIVRIFNTYGPRMHPNDGRVVSNFIVQALRGEDLTVYGDGSQTRSFCYVDDLIEGFVRLMNQTETVGPMNIGNPGEFTMLQLAELTLKLVGGTSKIVHKDLPADDPKQRRPDITIAKKVLKWEPTVPLEEGLKRTIAYFKTQV
- the secA gene encoding preprotein translocase subunit SecA, with translation MISWFFKKFSGRHYRKFLEKVRPTVARINEIELTYQSLTDEQLRAKTDEFRARLKAGETLDQLLPEAFATVKNAARRLVGTRANVCGHELEWNMIHFDVQLIGGMAIHEGRISEMATGEGKTLVSTCPLYLNALNGRNAQLVTVNDYLARRDSEWMGHLFGFLGLTTGCIQQQMPSDLRRDMYQRDITYGTASEFGFDYLRDNGMATRKEDQVQRDHWFCIVDEIDSILVDEARTPLIISGPAPIEREQPFTRLKPGIDRLVNDQIRLCNKLVSEAKDILEKPGASNDDKREGSLKLLQVKMGHPKNKQLLRIMETPEWRKLLDKTETDMNSDFNKVELYRLKEELLYVIDERQHQADLTEIGRNKLRPDNPDAFMLPDLATEFSDLDKDTALTPEQREETKRKSQDRYSEISEEIHAISQLLRAYSLYERDVEYVVQEGKVMIVDENTGRVMSGRRWSDGLHQAVEAKENVNIERETRTYATITIQNYFRMYEKLGGMTGTAETEATEFNEIYRLSVQVIPTNRPCIRVDKNDSIFKTRRDKFNAVVNEIKAANDRGQPVLVGTVSVDSSEVLSRMLKRSGVIHTVLNAKYHEQEADIVTRAGQRGAVTIATNMAGRGTDIKLGEGVRELGGLYVIGTERHQSRRVDRQLRGRCSRQGDPGLTKFFLSLEDELMRLFLQGNLASRLMEGSMKEGEELEHPWLNRSIEGAQKKVEQQNFSVRKRLLQYDDVLNKQREVVYGIRNGAIHAERPKEIIFEQIEEEILNRLTTAGYGEKSGATATSVESLVGWVNTHFPISLKVDELAGGDSDALMKRIVDRIKEAYAVKESVEIPEALGSLERYVVINAIDHHWQEHLTEMENLRQAVGLRSYGQKDPLVEYKGEAYKYFEELMNNVRLQICTGLFRSASNLQAFENMLALLSRSARTVGPDNPPPASSTRPPIPVAGDAPVEPSAEPEIKLPAVTIRRETPKVGRNDACPCGSGKKFKNCHGA